A window from Calliopsis andreniformis isolate RMS-2024a unplaced genomic scaffold, iyCalAndr_principal scaffold0001, whole genome shotgun sequence encodes these proteins:
- the LOC143186474 gene encoding uncharacterized protein LOC143186474 — translation MFRITAHQSEIHKPDIPLRSIVSTLGLPTYNLAKYLTTILKPLTGDILVSFDMQSLFTNIPIDDSIDIIKDKIPVNLIPLVSGAAMGSPISPIIANIFMEHLEDRILKEAPLKPSQWFRYVDDTFVVWSLGKDTLNDFLKYINSLHPKIQFTMETETEQQIIPFLGVLVTRKPDGTLGHQVYRKPTHTNRYLHASSHHHPVQKNFVLSSLIHRAINICEEEHLPEELNHIRNTLQILHPTDRPSTSDNKEKQNTTFLPYIQGTTDPISKILGKHKIRTIFTTHTKIKQVLISPKDPQPQLSSAGVYKIPCTCGKVYIDETGRSVSTRLKEYERCTRLGYIQSAVAEHQKATGHKILFNETKVIAKTKGYFPKKYRETLEIMKHPNNINRDTGYHLNPIWSSLLPVF, via the exons ATGTTCCGGATCACTGCCCACCAATCAGAAATACACAAGCCTGACATTCCACTCAGATCCATAGTAAGCACACTTGGATTACCTACTTACAACCTGGCAAAATACctcacaacaatcctcaaaccccttaCAG GTGACATCCTCGTCAGCTTTGACATGCAATCCTTATTCACAAACATACCCATTGACGACAGCATCGACATCATCAAGGACAAAATACCTGTTAACCTCATACCCTTA gtatcaggagcagccatgGGATCACCCATTTCCCCAATCATTGCTAACATTTTCATGGAGCATCTGGAGGATCGAATCCTCAAGGAAGCTCCACTGAAACCATCGCAATGGTTCAGGTATGTGGATGATACTTTCGTAGTATGGAGTCTTGGTAAGGACACCCTCAATGACTTCCTCAAGTACATTAACTCACTACACCCAAAAATACAGTTCACTATGGAAACCGAGACTGAACAACAGATAATACCTTTCCTCGGTGTACTTGTCACACGAAAACCTGACGGAACCCTAGGACACCAAGTATACCGAAAGCCCACTCACACCAATAGATACTTACACGCTTCCTCTCATCACCATCCAGTCCAAAAGAACTTTGTACTCAGTTCCCTAATACATCGAGCCATCAACATTTGTGAAGAAGAACACCTTCCAGAGGAACTAAACCATATCAGGAACACTCTACA AATCTTGCATCCAACAGATAGACCATCTACCTCCGACAATAAAGAAAAACAAAACACCACCTTCCTACCTTACATACAAGGCACTACTGACCCCATTAGCAAAATCCTCGGGAAACACAAAATCAGGACCATTTTTACCACCCACACCAAGATCAAACAGGTGCTCATCTCTCCCAAGGACCCGCAACCACAGCTATCATCAGCGGGGGTTTACAAAATACCCTGCACATGCGGAAAGGTTTATATTGACGAAACTGGGAGGAGTGTGAGCACACGACTCAAAGAATACGAGCGGTGCACCAGATTGGGTTACATTCAATCAGCTGTTGCCGAACACCAGAAGGCAACAGGACATAAAATACTCTTCAACGAAACTAAAGTTATAGCTAAAACCAAAGGATACTTTCCCAAAAAGTACCGTGAAACGTTGGAGATAATGAAACACCCTAACAACATCAATAGGGATACAGGCTACCACCTGAACCCAATCTGGAGCTCCCTCCTCCCAGTTTTTTAA